One genomic window of Aethina tumida isolate Nest 87 chromosome 3, icAetTumi1.1, whole genome shotgun sequence includes the following:
- the LOC109595413 gene encoding hexokinase type 2 isoform X1, with protein MKVENVYNNINELGRIEYNRYVPVNDFDVSSEVKERLKEFVLDNDKLRRYIEVFTDHLNRGLGKATNPTSIVKCFPTYVQDLPNGQEKGKFLALDLGGTNFRVLCVELDGEHCEMNSKIFAIPQHIMVGTGEQLFDHIAECMHTFVKEEGIENEVLPLGFTFSFPLIQKGLTVGILQRWTKGFKCSGVEGEDVVKLLEDAIERRGDVKIDVCAILNDTTGTLMSCAWKNHDCGIGLIIGTGSNSCYVEKQANAELFDEEDMGSGEVLINTEWGAFGDDGALDYIRTEYDEEIDRNSINVGTQKQEKMISGMYMGELVRLVTVKLIKEGLMFGGKGSDLISKRDNFYTKYVSEIESDAPGTFNNVSMICEELGLKHATEQDYINLRYICECISRRAAHLVSAGLVALLHKMGKPNVTVGVDGSVYRFHPTVHDVMVEKMTELCDPNIKFQLMLSEDGSGRGAALVAAVAARKKREAQLSA; from the exons gtAAAGGAACGTCTAAAAGAATTTGTCTTAGACAACGACAAACTGAGAAGATACATTGAGGTTTTCACGGATCATCTTAACAGGGGCTTGGGTAAGGCAACGAACCCAACCTCTATCGTCAAATGTTTCCCCACATACGTACAAGATCTGCCCAATGGCCAAG aaaagggCAAGTTTCTGGCCCTGGACTTGGGCGGCACCAATTTCCGTGTCCTGTGCGTGGAACTGGACGGCGAGCACTGCGAGATGAACTCCAAAATCTTCGCCATCCCTCAACACATCATGGTGGGAACCGGCGAACAACTGTTTGATCACATTGCCGAGTGTATGCACACCTTTGTCAAGGAGGAGGGCATCGAAAACGAAGTGTTGCCTCTCGGCTTCACCTTCAGTTTTCCCTTGATACAGAAGGGTCTGACCGTTGGCATCCTCCAACGGTGGACCAAAGGGTTCAAGTGTTCCGGTGTCGAAGGCGAAGATGTCGTCAAGCTACTCGAGGATGCGATTGAAAGAAGAGGT GATGTCAAAATAGACGTATGTGCGATCTTAAACGACACAACAGGAACACTTATGTCATGTGCATGGAAAAACCACGATTGTGGCATAGGTTTGATCATTG GCACGGGTAGTAACAGCTGTTACGTAGAGAAACAAGCAAATGCCGAGTTGTTTGATGAAGAAGATATGGGTTCTGGGGAGGTTTTGATCAATACTGAATGGGGTGCGTTTGGAGACGATGGCGCTTTGGACTACATTAGAACTGAGTACGACGAAGAAATTGACAGAAACTCTATTAATGTCGGCACACAAAA ACAAGAAAAGATGATCTCAGGAATGTACATGGGAGAATTAGTAAGACTGGTAAccgtaaaattgattaaagaaGGTCTCATGTTCGGCGGCAAAGGTTCCGATCTGATCAGCAAACGGGACAACTTCTACACCAAATACGTGTCGGAGATCGAATCAGACGCACCGGGCACCTTCAACAACGTGTCGATGATCTGCGAGGAGTTGGGCCTGAAACACGCCACAGAACAGGACTACATCAACCTGAGATACATTTGCGAATGTATTTCGAGGAGGGCTGCGCATCTGGTGTCTGCAGGTCTGGTGGCCTTGCTCCACAAAATGGGCAAGCCCAATGTGACTGTTGGTGTTGACGGTTCAGTTTATCGGTTCCATCCAACTGTCCATGATGTAATGGTAGAAAAAATGACAGAGCTGTGCGACCCCAAtatcaaa ttCCAGTTAATGTTATCAGAAGACGGCAGTGGTAGAGGTGCAGCTTTGGTGGCCGCAGTGGCGGCAAGAAAGAAGAGGGAAGCTCAATTAAGCGCGTAA
- the LOC109595413 gene encoding hexokinase type 2 isoform X2, with product MKVENVYNNINELGRIEYNRYVPVNDFDVSSEVKERLKEFVLDNDKLRRYIEVFTDHLNRGLGKATNPTSIVKCFPTYVQDLPNGQEKGKFLALDLGGTNFRVLCVELDGEHCEMNSKIFAIPQHIMVGTGEQLFDHIAECMHTFVKEEGIENEVLPLGFTFSFPLIQKGLTVGILQRWTKGFKCSGVEGEDVVKLLEDAIERRGAKISLMAILNDSTGTLMSCAFYKHNCYIGTIIGTGSNSCYVEKQANAELFDEEDMGSGEVLINTEWGAFGDDGALDYIRTEYDEEIDRNSINVGTQKQEKMISGMYMGELVRLVTVKLIKEGLMFGGKGSDLISKRDNFYTKYVSEIESDAPGTFNNVSMICEELGLKHATEQDYINLRYICECISRRAAHLVSAGLVALLHKMGKPNVTVGVDGSVYRFHPTVHDVMVEKMTELCDPNIKFQLMLSEDGSGRGAALVAAVAARKKREAQLSA from the exons gtAAAGGAACGTCTAAAAGAATTTGTCTTAGACAACGACAAACTGAGAAGATACATTGAGGTTTTCACGGATCATCTTAACAGGGGCTTGGGTAAGGCAACGAACCCAACCTCTATCGTCAAATGTTTCCCCACATACGTACAAGATCTGCCCAATGGCCAAG aaaagggCAAGTTTCTGGCCCTGGACTTGGGCGGCACCAATTTCCGTGTCCTGTGCGTGGAACTGGACGGCGAGCACTGCGAGATGAACTCCAAAATCTTCGCCATCCCTCAACACATCATGGTGGGAACCGGCGAACAACTGTTTGATCACATTGCCGAGTGTATGCACACCTTTGTCAAGGAGGAGGGCATCGAAAACGAAGTGTTGCCTCTCGGCTTCACCTTCAGTTTTCCCTTGATACAGAAGGGTCTGACCGTTGGCATCCTCCAACGGTGGACCAAAGGGTTCAAGTGTTCCGGTGTCGAAGGCGAAGATGTCGTCAAGCTACTCGAGGATGCGATTGAAAGAAGAGGT gcaaaaatatcattaatggCAATACTGAACGACTCTACAGGCACACTAATGTCGTGCGCCTTTTACAAACATAACTGTTACATAGGCACCATTATTG GCACGGGTAGTAACAGCTGTTACGTAGAGAAACAAGCAAATGCCGAGTTGTTTGATGAAGAAGATATGGGTTCTGGGGAGGTTTTGATCAATACTGAATGGGGTGCGTTTGGAGACGATGGCGCTTTGGACTACATTAGAACTGAGTACGACGAAGAAATTGACAGAAACTCTATTAATGTCGGCACACAAAA ACAAGAAAAGATGATCTCAGGAATGTACATGGGAGAATTAGTAAGACTGGTAAccgtaaaattgattaaagaaGGTCTCATGTTCGGCGGCAAAGGTTCCGATCTGATCAGCAAACGGGACAACTTCTACACCAAATACGTGTCGGAGATCGAATCAGACGCACCGGGCACCTTCAACAACGTGTCGATGATCTGCGAGGAGTTGGGCCTGAAACACGCCACAGAACAGGACTACATCAACCTGAGATACATTTGCGAATGTATTTCGAGGAGGGCTGCGCATCTGGTGTCTGCAGGTCTGGTGGCCTTGCTCCACAAAATGGGCAAGCCCAATGTGACTGTTGGTGTTGACGGTTCAGTTTATCGGTTCCATCCAACTGTCCATGATGTAATGGTAGAAAAAATGACAGAGCTGTGCGACCCCAAtatcaaa ttCCAGTTAATGTTATCAGAAGACGGCAGTGGTAGAGGTGCAGCTTTGGTGGCCGCAGTGGCGGCAAGAAAGAAGAGGGAAGCTCAATTAAGCGCGTAA
- the LOC109595413 gene encoding hexokinase type 2 isoform X4, which produces MGYRINNCPNQKVKERLKEFVLDNDKLRRYIEVFTDHLNRGLGKATNPTSIVKCFPTYVQDLPNGQEKGKFLALDLGGTNFRVLCVELDGEHCEMNSKIFAIPQHIMVGTGEQLFDHIAECMHTFVKEEGIENEVLPLGFTFSFPLIQKGLTVGILQRWTKGFKCSGVEGEDVVKLLEDAIERRGDVKIDVCAILNDTTGTLMSCAWKNHDCGIGLIIGTGSNSCYVEKQANAELFDEEDMGSGEVLINTEWGAFGDDGALDYIRTEYDEEIDRNSINVGTQKQEKMISGMYMGELVRLVTVKLIKEGLMFGGKGSDLISKRDNFYTKYVSEIESDAPGTFNNVSMICEELGLKHATEQDYINLRYICECISRRAAHLVSAGLVALLHKMGKPNVTVGVDGSVYRFHPTVHDVMVEKMTELCDPNIKFQLMLSEDGSGRGAALVAAVAARKKREAQLSA; this is translated from the exons ATGGGCTACAGAATTAACAACTGTCCTAATCAAAAG gtAAAGGAACGTCTAAAAGAATTTGTCTTAGACAACGACAAACTGAGAAGATACATTGAGGTTTTCACGGATCATCTTAACAGGGGCTTGGGTAAGGCAACGAACCCAACCTCTATCGTCAAATGTTTCCCCACATACGTACAAGATCTGCCCAATGGCCAAG aaaagggCAAGTTTCTGGCCCTGGACTTGGGCGGCACCAATTTCCGTGTCCTGTGCGTGGAACTGGACGGCGAGCACTGCGAGATGAACTCCAAAATCTTCGCCATCCCTCAACACATCATGGTGGGAACCGGCGAACAACTGTTTGATCACATTGCCGAGTGTATGCACACCTTTGTCAAGGAGGAGGGCATCGAAAACGAAGTGTTGCCTCTCGGCTTCACCTTCAGTTTTCCCTTGATACAGAAGGGTCTGACCGTTGGCATCCTCCAACGGTGGACCAAAGGGTTCAAGTGTTCCGGTGTCGAAGGCGAAGATGTCGTCAAGCTACTCGAGGATGCGATTGAAAGAAGAGGT GATGTCAAAATAGACGTATGTGCGATCTTAAACGACACAACAGGAACACTTATGTCATGTGCATGGAAAAACCACGATTGTGGCATAGGTTTGATCATTG GCACGGGTAGTAACAGCTGTTACGTAGAGAAACAAGCAAATGCCGAGTTGTTTGATGAAGAAGATATGGGTTCTGGGGAGGTTTTGATCAATACTGAATGGGGTGCGTTTGGAGACGATGGCGCTTTGGACTACATTAGAACTGAGTACGACGAAGAAATTGACAGAAACTCTATTAATGTCGGCACACAAAA ACAAGAAAAGATGATCTCAGGAATGTACATGGGAGAATTAGTAAGACTGGTAAccgtaaaattgattaaagaaGGTCTCATGTTCGGCGGCAAAGGTTCCGATCTGATCAGCAAACGGGACAACTTCTACACCAAATACGTGTCGGAGATCGAATCAGACGCACCGGGCACCTTCAACAACGTGTCGATGATCTGCGAGGAGTTGGGCCTGAAACACGCCACAGAACAGGACTACATCAACCTGAGATACATTTGCGAATGTATTTCGAGGAGGGCTGCGCATCTGGTGTCTGCAGGTCTGGTGGCCTTGCTCCACAAAATGGGCAAGCCCAATGTGACTGTTGGTGTTGACGGTTCAGTTTATCGGTTCCATCCAACTGTCCATGATGTAATGGTAGAAAAAATGACAGAGCTGTGCGACCCCAAtatcaaa ttCCAGTTAATGTTATCAGAAGACGGCAGTGGTAGAGGTGCAGCTTTGGTGGCCGCAGTGGCGGCAAGAAAGAAGAGGGAAGCTCAATTAAGCGCGTAA
- the LOC109595413 gene encoding hexokinase type 2 isoform X3: MRHQGVNMCTEKIAQNNRVSPIVKERLKEFVLDNDKLRRYIEVFTDHLNRGLGKATNPTSIVKCFPTYVQDLPNGQEKGKFLALDLGGTNFRVLCVELDGEHCEMNSKIFAIPQHIMVGTGEQLFDHIAECMHTFVKEEGIENEVLPLGFTFSFPLIQKGLTVGILQRWTKGFKCSGVEGEDVVKLLEDAIERRGDVKIDVCAILNDTTGTLMSCAWKNHDCGIGLIIGTGSNSCYVEKQANAELFDEEDMGSGEVLINTEWGAFGDDGALDYIRTEYDEEIDRNSINVGTQKQEKMISGMYMGELVRLVTVKLIKEGLMFGGKGSDLISKRDNFYTKYVSEIESDAPGTFNNVSMICEELGLKHATEQDYINLRYICECISRRAAHLVSAGLVALLHKMGKPNVTVGVDGSVYRFHPTVHDVMVEKMTELCDPNIKFQLMLSEDGSGRGAALVAAVAARKKREAQLSA; the protein is encoded by the exons gtAAAGGAACGTCTAAAAGAATTTGTCTTAGACAACGACAAACTGAGAAGATACATTGAGGTTTTCACGGATCATCTTAACAGGGGCTTGGGTAAGGCAACGAACCCAACCTCTATCGTCAAATGTTTCCCCACATACGTACAAGATCTGCCCAATGGCCAAG aaaagggCAAGTTTCTGGCCCTGGACTTGGGCGGCACCAATTTCCGTGTCCTGTGCGTGGAACTGGACGGCGAGCACTGCGAGATGAACTCCAAAATCTTCGCCATCCCTCAACACATCATGGTGGGAACCGGCGAACAACTGTTTGATCACATTGCCGAGTGTATGCACACCTTTGTCAAGGAGGAGGGCATCGAAAACGAAGTGTTGCCTCTCGGCTTCACCTTCAGTTTTCCCTTGATACAGAAGGGTCTGACCGTTGGCATCCTCCAACGGTGGACCAAAGGGTTCAAGTGTTCCGGTGTCGAAGGCGAAGATGTCGTCAAGCTACTCGAGGATGCGATTGAAAGAAGAGGT GATGTCAAAATAGACGTATGTGCGATCTTAAACGACACAACAGGAACACTTATGTCATGTGCATGGAAAAACCACGATTGTGGCATAGGTTTGATCATTG GCACGGGTAGTAACAGCTGTTACGTAGAGAAACAAGCAAATGCCGAGTTGTTTGATGAAGAAGATATGGGTTCTGGGGAGGTTTTGATCAATACTGAATGGGGTGCGTTTGGAGACGATGGCGCTTTGGACTACATTAGAACTGAGTACGACGAAGAAATTGACAGAAACTCTATTAATGTCGGCACACAAAA ACAAGAAAAGATGATCTCAGGAATGTACATGGGAGAATTAGTAAGACTGGTAAccgtaaaattgattaaagaaGGTCTCATGTTCGGCGGCAAAGGTTCCGATCTGATCAGCAAACGGGACAACTTCTACACCAAATACGTGTCGGAGATCGAATCAGACGCACCGGGCACCTTCAACAACGTGTCGATGATCTGCGAGGAGTTGGGCCTGAAACACGCCACAGAACAGGACTACATCAACCTGAGATACATTTGCGAATGTATTTCGAGGAGGGCTGCGCATCTGGTGTCTGCAGGTCTGGTGGCCTTGCTCCACAAAATGGGCAAGCCCAATGTGACTGTTGGTGTTGACGGTTCAGTTTATCGGTTCCATCCAACTGTCCATGATGTAATGGTAGAAAAAATGACAGAGCTGTGCGACCCCAAtatcaaa ttCCAGTTAATGTTATCAGAAGACGGCAGTGGTAGAGGTGCAGCTTTGGTGGCCGCAGTGGCGGCAAGAAAGAAGAGGGAAGCTCAATTAAGCGCGTAA
- the LOC109595379 gene encoding probable methyltransferase-like protein 25: MTQIQSLRHNIESLVAFLEPFLAFSNCHMVDYFSQNSYIRFIPKEIRQEIESVGQEQTVNLLFNNDLEKLPHLNKYVQTCNKFRTKNLTELCIDIGQLNKKLDEFGGNNVESLKLDIFMTSKKSHEVEILSNVAAAVRSIAKTSHTIDIGDGKGYLSSMLALHYKIPVLGIDASEINTNSAVKRVDKLAKVWNSVTSGEKTRSTSKDLYKQITKFVDENVNFKDLIEHIFLEEPNGIGLVGLHTCGNLATASLKIFNSSSHIRTICNVGCCYHFITEEFDEDSNIFHKNKINDYGFPLSTFLKEKRFKLGRNARMVAAQSVDRIFYYKELPSSSIFYRALLEIMMKTMHPNIKLKDVGRFRKPAVDFLDYYKKALKRLNLEIDMEDKVINDFFDTHKHRVHELNVFYLIRCMLAPVIENLILLDRLLYLLESGHSKSFLVQLFDPVVSPRCYGIIAIK; encoded by the coding sequence atgactcaAATTCAGTCATTGAGACATAATATAGAAAGTCTTGTAGCTTTTCTAGAACCATTCTTAGCATTTTCAAATTGTCATATGGTTGATTATTTTTCTCAAAACTCTTACATAAGATTCATACCTAAAGAAATCAGACAAGAAATAGAATCAGTAGGACAGGAAcaaactgtaaatttattatttaataatgacttGGAGAAACTtccacatttaaataaatatgtgcaGACctgcaataaatttagaactaaaaatttaactgaacTTTGTATTGATATTGGTCaactaaacaaaaaacttgatgAGTTTGGAGGAAACAATGTTGAATCATTGAAACTGGATATATTTATGACTTCAAAAAAGTCACATGAAGTGGAAATTTTGAGTAATGTGGCAGCTGCAGTTAGAAGCATTGCAAAAACTAGTCATACAATTGATATTGGTGATGGAAAAGGTTACTTAAGTTCTATGTTGGCACTTCATTACAAGATACCAGTTCTTGGAATTGATGCCTCTGAAATTAACACAAATAGTGCTGTGAAAAGGGTAGACAAATTGGCAAAAGTATGGAACAGTGTAACTTCTGGTGAAAAGACAAGAAGTACTTCAAAAGATTTgtacaaacaaattacaaaatttgttgatgaaaatgttaattttaaagacttgatagaacatatatttttagaggAACCAAACGGCATTGGTTTGGTTGGTTTACATACTTGTGGAAATTTAGCCACagcttctttaaaaatatttaactcttCTTCCCACATAAGAACAATATGTAATGTGGGTTGCTGTTATCACTTTATAACAGAAGAATTTGATGAGGATTCAAATATAttccacaaaaataaaataaatgattatggTTTTCCTTTAAGCACTTTTCTGAAAGAAAAACGATTTAAACTGGGACGTAACGCAAGAATGGTAGCTGCTCAATCTGTAGAcaggattttttattataaggaGTTACCAAGTTCAAGCATATTCTATAGAGCATTGTTAGAAATTATGATGAAAACAATGCAcccaaatattaaacttaaagaTGTTGGTAGATTTAGAAAACCTGCAGTAGATTTCTTGGACTACTATAAAAAAGCGTTGAAACGTCTAAACCTGGAAATAGATATGGAAGACAAAgtgataaatgatttttttgataCTCACAAACATAGAGTTCATGAACTCaacgtattttatttgatcAGGTGTATGCTTGCTCCGGTTATTGAAAACCTCATTTTGTTGGACAGACTTTTATATCTACTAGAATCGGGACATAGCAAATCTTTCTTGGTTCAATTATTCGATCCAGTCGTTTCTCCAAGGTGCTATGGAATTattgcaattaaataa
- the LOC109595380 gene encoding protein LTO1 homolog, translated as MSEAENAEKDINDVFNDLLFCEERIIEKSYNEGFEEGASQGNADGYHLGYHRGAEFGAEVGYYSGVVGTYLHHLENKPDTSERTLKTLKHLSELIENFPPTNKEDVDIIEQMNEIRVNFKKLCAQLKTNLSYPEIDTLSF; from the exons ATGAGTGAAGCCgaaaatg CTGAGAAAGACATAAACGATGTGTTCAATGATTTGCTCTTCTGCGAAGAAAGAATAATAGAAAAGTCCTACAACGAGGGGTTCGAGGAAGGCGCTTCGCAAGGTAATGCAGATGGTTATCACTTAGGATACCACAGAGGAGCAGAATTTGGTGCTGAAGTGGGATATTATTCTGGTGTTGTTGGGACATATCTGCACCACCTTGAAAACAAACCTGACACAAGTGAAAGAACTTTAAAAACTCTGAAACACTTGTCTGAGTTGATAGAAAACTTTCCTCCAACTAACAAAGAAGATGTAGACATAATTGAGCAAATGAATGAGATTCGAGTCAATTTTAAGAAGTTGTGTGCCCAATTAAAGACTAATTTGTCTTATCCTGAGATTGATACtttgtcattttaa